From a single Nymphaea colorata isolate Beijing-Zhang1983 chromosome 4, ASM883128v2, whole genome shotgun sequence genomic region:
- the LOC116252764 gene encoding homeobox protein knotted-1-like 2 isoform X2 has protein sequence MAFQQQEMTMAHFAEENLGTGVLPEQLAQGDKGGKSQPTWLSSAILRQQGFLGGGDAGAGQQQGARKWCGCATGSSCDRCSFLHLQTASDQAPGPNSQWLPRSASDVGGGGAAAGEVPGSSDSVIGTGSGDANQAATTSGELVDSGSQPGQGAEQQQQQQAGGDGWQNARRKAEILAHPFYDQLLSAHIACLRIATPVDQLPRIDAQLAQSQQVVAKYAVLGHQILPGEAKELDQFMSHYVLLLYSFKEQLQQHVRVHAMEAVMACWELEQSLQSLTGVSPGEGTGATMSDDDDDAQADSDTNMFDGSLDDSDMGFGPLIPTETERSLMERVRQELKHELKQGYKEKIADIREEILRKRRAGKLPGDTTSLLKAWWQSHSKWPYPTEDEKARLVQETGLQLKQINNWFINQRKRNWHSNPSASSLKSKRKRCNRTSAYHSKQLI, from the exons CGTTCCAGCAGCAGGAGATGACGATGGCGCATTTCGCGGAAGAGAATCTCGGAACGGGGGTGCTGCCGGAGCAGCTGGCGCAGGGCGACAAGGGAGGGAAGTCGCAGCCCACCTGGCTCAGCAGCGCTATCCTCCGTCAGCAGGGCTTCCTCGGCGGAGGAGACGCCGGCGCCGGCCAGCAGCAGGGCGCGAGGAAGTGGTGCGGGTGCGCCACGGGTTCCAGCTGCGACAGGTGCAGCTTCCTTCATCTGCAGACCGCGTCGGACCAAGCCCCCGGGCCGAATTCACAGTGGCTGCCTCGATCGGCGAGCGACGtcggtggtggtggtgctgctGCGGGGGAGGTGCCGGGGTCGAGTGACTCCGTGATAGGAACGGGCTCCGGCGATGCCAACCAGGCTGCCACCACCAGTGGGGAGCTCGTTGACAGCGGCTCGCAGCCGGGACAGGGCgcagagcagcagcagcagcagcaggcaGGTGGGGATGGCTGGCAGAACGCGCGCCGGAAAGCGGAGATTCTGGCGCATCCTTTCTACGACCAGCTGTTGTCGGCTCATATTGCCTGCCTGCGCATCGCCACGCCCGTGGACCAGCTGCCCAGGATTGACGCGCAGCTGGCACAGTCGCAGCAGGTTGTCGCTAAGTATGCAGTTCTCGGCCATCAGATCCTTCCTGGGGAAGCCAAGGAGTTGGACCAGTTCATG TCACATTATGTACTGTTGCTTTATTCATTCAAAGAGCAACTTCAACAACATGTTCGTGTTCATGCAATGGAAGCAGTCATGGCTTGTTGGGAGCTGGAACAGTCTTTACAAAGCCTCACAG GCGTGTCTCCAGGTGAAGGCACTGGTGCAACAATgtctgatgatgatgatgatgctcaGGCAGATAGTGACACCAACATGTTTGATGGAAGCTTGGATGATTCAGATATGGGCTTCGGGCCACTTATCCCCACTGAGACAGAGAGGTCCTTGATGGAGCGTGTTAGGCAAGAGTTAAAGCATGAACTGAAGCAG GGTTACAAAGAAAAGATTGCTGATATACGAGAGGAGATCCTGCGAAAGAGGCGAGCCGGAAAACTTCCGGGTGACACAACCTCACTCTTAAAGGCTTGGTGGCAGTCCCATTCCAAGTGGCCCTACCCCACT GAAGATGAAAAGGCAAGGTTGGTGCAGGAGACTGGACTACAGTTGAAGCAGATAAACAACTGGTTCATAAACCAGCGCAAGAGAAATTGGCATAGCAACCCCTCGGCATCATCTTTGAAGAGCAAACGCAAGAG GTGCAATAGAACATCTGCTTACCACAGCAAGCAGTTGATATGA
- the LOC116252764 gene encoding homeobox protein knotted-1-like 2 isoform X1: MAFQQQEMTMAHFAEENLGTGVLPEQLAQGDKGGKSQPTWLSSAILRQQGFLGGGDAGAGQQQGARKWCGCATGSSCDRCSFLHLQTASDQAPGPNSQWLPRSASDVGGGGAAAGEVPGSSDSVIGTGSGDANQAATTSGELVDSGSQPGQGAEQQQQQQAGGDGWQNARRKAEILAHPFYDQLLSAHIACLRIATPVDQLPRIDAQLAQSQQVVAKYAVLGHQILPGEAKELDQFMSHYVLLLYSFKEQLQQHVRVHAMEAVMACWELEQSLQSLTGVSPGEGTGATMSDDDDDAQADSDTNMFDGSLDDSDMGFGPLIPTETERSLMERVRQELKHELKQGYKEKIADIREEILRKRRAGKLPGDTTSLLKAWWQSHSKWPYPTEDEKARLVQETGLQLKQINNWFINQRKRNWHSNPSASSLKSKRKRCNRTSAYHSKQLI, from the exons ATGGCGTTCCAGCAGCAGGAGATGACGATGGCGCATTTCGCGGAAGAGAATCTCGGAACGGGGGTGCTGCCGGAGCAGCTGGCGCAGGGCGACAAGGGAGGGAAGTCGCAGCCCACCTGGCTCAGCAGCGCTATCCTCCGTCAGCAGGGCTTCCTCGGCGGAGGAGACGCCGGCGCCGGCCAGCAGCAGGGCGCGAGGAAGTGGTGCGGGTGCGCCACGGGTTCCAGCTGCGACAGGTGCAGCTTCCTTCATCTGCAGACCGCGTCGGACCAAGCCCCCGGGCCGAATTCACAGTGGCTGCCTCGATCGGCGAGCGACGtcggtggtggtggtgctgctGCGGGGGAGGTGCCGGGGTCGAGTGACTCCGTGATAGGAACGGGCTCCGGCGATGCCAACCAGGCTGCCACCACCAGTGGGGAGCTCGTTGACAGCGGCTCGCAGCCGGGACAGGGCgcagagcagcagcagcagcagcaggcaGGTGGGGATGGCTGGCAGAACGCGCGCCGGAAAGCGGAGATTCTGGCGCATCCTTTCTACGACCAGCTGTTGTCGGCTCATATTGCCTGCCTGCGCATCGCCACGCCCGTGGACCAGCTGCCCAGGATTGACGCGCAGCTGGCACAGTCGCAGCAGGTTGTCGCTAAGTATGCAGTTCTCGGCCATCAGATCCTTCCTGGGGAAGCCAAGGAGTTGGACCAGTTCATG TCACATTATGTACTGTTGCTTTATTCATTCAAAGAGCAACTTCAACAACATGTTCGTGTTCATGCAATGGAAGCAGTCATGGCTTGTTGGGAGCTGGAACAGTCTTTACAAAGCCTCACAG GCGTGTCTCCAGGTGAAGGCACTGGTGCAACAATgtctgatgatgatgatgatgctcaGGCAGATAGTGACACCAACATGTTTGATGGAAGCTTGGATGATTCAGATATGGGCTTCGGGCCACTTATCCCCACTGAGACAGAGAGGTCCTTGATGGAGCGTGTTAGGCAAGAGTTAAAGCATGAACTGAAGCAG GGTTACAAAGAAAAGATTGCTGATATACGAGAGGAGATCCTGCGAAAGAGGCGAGCCGGAAAACTTCCGGGTGACACAACCTCACTCTTAAAGGCTTGGTGGCAGTCCCATTCCAAGTGGCCCTACCCCACT GAAGATGAAAAGGCAAGGTTGGTGCAGGAGACTGGACTACAGTTGAAGCAGATAAACAACTGGTTCATAAACCAGCGCAAGAGAAATTGGCATAGCAACCCCTCGGCATCATCTTTGAAGAGCAAACGCAAGAG GTGCAATAGAACATCTGCTTACCACAGCAAGCAGTTGATATGA
- the LOC116252764 gene encoding homeobox protein knotted-1-like 2 isoform X4, with product MAFQQQEMTMAHFAEENLGTGVLPEQLAQGDKGGKSQPTWLSSAILRQQGFLGGGDAGAGQQQGARKWCGCATGSSCDRCSFLHLQTASDQAPGPNSQWLPRSASDVGGGGAAAGEVPGSSDSVIGTGSGDANQAATTSGELVDSGSQPGQGAEQQQQQQAGGDGWQNARRKAEILAHPFYDQLLSAHIACLRIATPVDQLPRIDAQLAQSQQVVAKYAVLGHQILPGEAKELDQFMSHYVLLLYSFKEQLQQHVRVHAMEAVMACWELEQSLQSLTGVSPGEGTGATMSDDDDDAQADSDTNMFDGSLDDSDMGFGPLIPTETERSLMERVRQELKHELKQGYKEKIADIREEILRKRRAGKLPGDTTSLLKAWWQSHSKWPYPTEDEKARLVQETGLQLKQINNWFINQRKRNWHSNPSASSLKSKRKR from the exons ATGGCGTTCCAGCAGCAGGAGATGACGATGGCGCATTTCGCGGAAGAGAATCTCGGAACGGGGGTGCTGCCGGAGCAGCTGGCGCAGGGCGACAAGGGAGGGAAGTCGCAGCCCACCTGGCTCAGCAGCGCTATCCTCCGTCAGCAGGGCTTCCTCGGCGGAGGAGACGCCGGCGCCGGCCAGCAGCAGGGCGCGAGGAAGTGGTGCGGGTGCGCCACGGGTTCCAGCTGCGACAGGTGCAGCTTCCTTCATCTGCAGACCGCGTCGGACCAAGCCCCCGGGCCGAATTCACAGTGGCTGCCTCGATCGGCGAGCGACGtcggtggtggtggtgctgctGCGGGGGAGGTGCCGGGGTCGAGTGACTCCGTGATAGGAACGGGCTCCGGCGATGCCAACCAGGCTGCCACCACCAGTGGGGAGCTCGTTGACAGCGGCTCGCAGCCGGGACAGGGCgcagagcagcagcagcagcagcaggcaGGTGGGGATGGCTGGCAGAACGCGCGCCGGAAAGCGGAGATTCTGGCGCATCCTTTCTACGACCAGCTGTTGTCGGCTCATATTGCCTGCCTGCGCATCGCCACGCCCGTGGACCAGCTGCCCAGGATTGACGCGCAGCTGGCACAGTCGCAGCAGGTTGTCGCTAAGTATGCAGTTCTCGGCCATCAGATCCTTCCTGGGGAAGCCAAGGAGTTGGACCAGTTCATG TCACATTATGTACTGTTGCTTTATTCATTCAAAGAGCAACTTCAACAACATGTTCGTGTTCATGCAATGGAAGCAGTCATGGCTTGTTGGGAGCTGGAACAGTCTTTACAAAGCCTCACAG GCGTGTCTCCAGGTGAAGGCACTGGTGCAACAATgtctgatgatgatgatgatgctcaGGCAGATAGTGACACCAACATGTTTGATGGAAGCTTGGATGATTCAGATATGGGCTTCGGGCCACTTATCCCCACTGAGACAGAGAGGTCCTTGATGGAGCGTGTTAGGCAAGAGTTAAAGCATGAACTGAAGCAG GGTTACAAAGAAAAGATTGCTGATATACGAGAGGAGATCCTGCGAAAGAGGCGAGCCGGAAAACTTCCGGGTGACACAACCTCACTCTTAAAGGCTTGGTGGCAGTCCCATTCCAAGTGGCCCTACCCCACT GAAGATGAAAAGGCAAGGTTGGTGCAGGAGACTGGACTACAGTTGAAGCAGATAAACAACTGGTTCATAAACCAGCGCAAGAGAAATTGGCATAGCAACCCCTCGGCATCATCTTTGAAGAGCAAACGCAAGAG GTGA
- the LOC116252764 gene encoding homeobox protein knotted-1-like 2 isoform X3, translating into MAFQQQEMTMAHFAEENLGTGVLPEQLAQGDKGGKSQPTWLSSAILRQQGFLGGGDAGAGQQQGARKWCGCATGSSCDRCSFLHLQTASDQAPGPNSQWLPRSASDVGGGGAAAGEVPGSSDSVIGTGSGDANQAATTSGELVDSGSQPGQGAEQQQQQQAGGDGWQNARRKAEILAHPFYDQLLSAHIACLRIATPVDQLPRIDAQLAQSQQVVAKYAVLGHQILPGEAKELDQFMSHYVLLLYSFKEQLQQHVRVHAMEAVMACWELEQSLQSLTGVSPGEGTGATMSDDDDDAQADSDTNMFDGSLDDSDMGFGPLIPTETERSLMERVRQELKHELKQGYKEKIADIREEILRKRRAGKLPGDTTSLLKAWWQSHSKWPYPTEDEKARLVQETGLQLKQINNWFINQRKRNWHSNPSASSLKSKRKSHAGDDDAEQFV; encoded by the exons ATGGCGTTCCAGCAGCAGGAGATGACGATGGCGCATTTCGCGGAAGAGAATCTCGGAACGGGGGTGCTGCCGGAGCAGCTGGCGCAGGGCGACAAGGGAGGGAAGTCGCAGCCCACCTGGCTCAGCAGCGCTATCCTCCGTCAGCAGGGCTTCCTCGGCGGAGGAGACGCCGGCGCCGGCCAGCAGCAGGGCGCGAGGAAGTGGTGCGGGTGCGCCACGGGTTCCAGCTGCGACAGGTGCAGCTTCCTTCATCTGCAGACCGCGTCGGACCAAGCCCCCGGGCCGAATTCACAGTGGCTGCCTCGATCGGCGAGCGACGtcggtggtggtggtgctgctGCGGGGGAGGTGCCGGGGTCGAGTGACTCCGTGATAGGAACGGGCTCCGGCGATGCCAACCAGGCTGCCACCACCAGTGGGGAGCTCGTTGACAGCGGCTCGCAGCCGGGACAGGGCgcagagcagcagcagcagcagcaggcaGGTGGGGATGGCTGGCAGAACGCGCGCCGGAAAGCGGAGATTCTGGCGCATCCTTTCTACGACCAGCTGTTGTCGGCTCATATTGCCTGCCTGCGCATCGCCACGCCCGTGGACCAGCTGCCCAGGATTGACGCGCAGCTGGCACAGTCGCAGCAGGTTGTCGCTAAGTATGCAGTTCTCGGCCATCAGATCCTTCCTGGGGAAGCCAAGGAGTTGGACCAGTTCATG TCACATTATGTACTGTTGCTTTATTCATTCAAAGAGCAACTTCAACAACATGTTCGTGTTCATGCAATGGAAGCAGTCATGGCTTGTTGGGAGCTGGAACAGTCTTTACAAAGCCTCACAG GCGTGTCTCCAGGTGAAGGCACTGGTGCAACAATgtctgatgatgatgatgatgctcaGGCAGATAGTGACACCAACATGTTTGATGGAAGCTTGGATGATTCAGATATGGGCTTCGGGCCACTTATCCCCACTGAGACAGAGAGGTCCTTGATGGAGCGTGTTAGGCAAGAGTTAAAGCATGAACTGAAGCAG GGTTACAAAGAAAAGATTGCTGATATACGAGAGGAGATCCTGCGAAAGAGGCGAGCCGGAAAACTTCCGGGTGACACAACCTCACTCTTAAAGGCTTGGTGGCAGTCCCATTCCAAGTGGCCCTACCCCACT GAAGATGAAAAGGCAAGGTTGGTGCAGGAGACTGGACTACAGTTGAAGCAGATAAACAACTGGTTCATAAACCAGCGCAAGAGAAATTGGCATAGCAACCCCTCGGCATCATCTTTGAAGAGCAAACGCAAGAG CCATGCAGGTGATGATGATGCCGAACAGTTCGTGTAG
- the LOC116252765 gene encoding ubiquitin-conjugating enzyme E2 4-like, protein MCSPTKRRDMDVMKLMMTDYKVETVEDSMSEFFVEFSGPADSPYQGGIWKVRVELPDAYPYKSPSIGFVNKIYHPNIDERSGSVCLDVINQTWSPMFDLVNIFEVFLPQLLLYPNPSDPLNGEAAALMMRDRKIYEQKVKEYCERYAKATDIKSQDEETTDDEDDDDDKYVTSEDDMDIGDAD, encoded by the exons ATGTGCTCTCCAACGAAGCGAAGAGATATGGACGTCATGAAACT AATGATGACGGATTACAAGGTAGAGACGGTTGAGGACTCCATGAGCGAATTCTTTGTGGAGTTTAGCGGGCCAGCCGATA GTCCCTATCAGGGTGGAATTTGGAAAGTACGAGTGGAGCTACCGGATGCTTATCCATACAAGTCCCCTTCCATTGGCTTTGTGAACAAAATTTACCATCCAAACATTGATGAGAG GTCTGGTTCTGTTTGCCTTGACGTGATCAACCAGACATGGAGCCCCATGTTCG ATCTCGTCAACATATTTGAAGTGTTCCTTCCTCAGCTCTTGCTTTACCCCAATCCTTCCGATCCATTGAACGGTGAAGCTGCTGCGTTGATGATGAGAGATCGCAAGATCTATGAGCAGAAGGTTAAAG AGTACTGCGAAAGATACGCAAAGGCGACTGACATCAAGAGCCAGGACGAGGAAACCACTGATGATGAGGACGATGACGATGACAAGTATGTCACCAGCGAAGATGACATGGACATAGGAGATGCAGATTGA